A segment of the Jatrophihabitans endophyticus genome:
GCGTCGCGGCGAAGCGCAGCACGCTCACGAAGGTCAGCGCGTCGCCGAAGCCGAGCGCGGCCCGCGCGAGCAGGGCCACCGGGTACAGCGGCACGAGTGCGAAGACCAGCTGCGCGCCGCCCATGATCGTCGCCGCGGCCACCAGCACCCGACGCGGTCCGTACCGGTCGACCAGCACGCCGGTGGGGATCTGCATGGCGGCGTAGACGCCGATCTGCAGGAACACGAAGAGGCTCAGCTGCCCGGCGTCGATGCCGAAGCGCTGCTCGGCCAGCAACCCGGCCACGCCCAACGAGGTGCGGTGCAGCTGCGCGAGCAGGTAGACGCAGGCGGCGAGCGCCCAGCCGGCCACGGCGGCGCGGGAGGAACTCATTTGGCTCCCAGGCTACGGCCTCCGACACCCGCCTTCCTCGGCGAGTTGGTCGAATCACGGCCCCGAAATGCCACCAACTCGCCGAGGAAGCGGGAGACGAGGGGCCGGCAGCGGACCTCAGGTTCAGGGCTCAGGAGACGACGGCGCCGCGCAGGACGGTGCGGACCGGGGCGTACAGCGCGCCGAGGTCGACCCGCGGATCGGTCTCGTAGGCGATGAGGTCGGCGGGCGCGCCCTCGGTCAAGCCCGGCAACCCCAGCCACTCCCGGCCGCGCCACGACGCCTGGGCGAGCACCTCGGCCTGCGGGATGCCGGCGCCGACGAGCGCGCGGATCTCGTCGCGGACCAGGCCGTGCGGCAGCGACCCGCCGGCGTCGGTGCCGGTGTAGACCGGGACGCCGGCCTCCCACGCCGACCGGATGCGCTCGCGGGAGGTCGCGAACAGGGCGCGCATGTGCGCTGCGTACGCCGGAAACTTCTCGGCCCCGCCGAGCGCGATCTGCGGGAAGTTGTCGATGTTGATCAGGGTGGGGACGACGGCGCACCCGGCGTCCCTCGCTTGCGCGATCAGGTCGTCGGTGAGCCCGGTGCCGTGCTCGATCGAGTCGACGCCCGCGGCGACGAGGCCCGGCAGCGCGTCCTCGCCGAAGACGTGTGCCGCCACCCGCGCGCCGAGCTCGTGGGCGCGCGCGATGCCGGCGGCGAGCGCGTCGTCGGGGAAGGTGGGGGCGAGGTCGCCGAGGTCGCGGTCGATCCAGTCGGCGGCGATCTTCACCCAGCCGCCGTCACCCGCGGCCACCTGCCGCTCGACCTCGGCGACGAGGTCCGGCGGCTCGATCTCGACGCCGAGGTCGCGGATGTAGCG
Coding sequences within it:
- a CDS encoding amidohydrolase family protein, which translates into the protein MVLHLRGVFLPDETERDAWVIDGKLTFSRPSGEWDTIVTGGWITPGLVDAHCHVGLSPMGHEPDPEGQARQARLDRDAGALLLRDAGSPVDNSSVQEREDLPRLIRAGRHIARTKRYIRDLGVEIEPPDLVAEVERQVAAGDGGWVKIAADWIDRDLGDLAPTFPDDALAAGIARAHELGARVAAHVFGEDALPGLVAAGVDSIEHGTGLTDDLIAQARDAGCAVVPTLINIDNFPQIALGGAEKFPAYAAHMRALFATSRERIRSAWEAGVPVYTGTDAGGSLPHGLVRDEIRALVGAGIPQAEVLAQASWRGREWLGLPGLTEGAPADLIAYETDPRVDLGALYAPVRTVLRGAVVS